Proteins encoded in a region of the Homo sapiens chromosome 9, GRCh38.p14 Primary Assembly genome:
- the FCN1 gene encoding ficolin-1 precursor → MELSGATMARGLAVLLVLFLHIKNLPAQAADTCPEVKVVGLEGSDKLTILRGCPGLPGAPGPKGEAGVIGERGERGLPGAPGKAGPVGPKGDRGEKGMRGEKGDAGQSQSCATGPRNCKDLLDRGYFLSGWHTIYLPDCRPLTVLCDMDTDGGGWTVFQRRMDGSVDFYRDWAAYKQGFGSQLGEFWLGNDNIHALTAQGSSELRVDLVDFEGNHQFAKYKSFKVADEAEKYKLVLGAFVGGSAGNSLTGHNNNFFSTKDQDNDVSSSNCAEKFQGAWWYADCHASNLNGLYLMGPHESYANGINWSAAKGYKYSYKVSEMKVRPA, encoded by the exons ATGGAGCTGAGTGGAGCCACCATGGCCCGGGGGCTCGCTGTCCTGCTAGTCTTGTTCCTGCATATCAAGAACCTGCCTGCCCAGGCTGCGGACACATGTCCAG AGGTGAAGGTGGTGGGCCTGGAGGGCTCTGACAAGCTCACCATTCTCCGAGGCTGCCCGGGGCTGCCCGGGGCCCCAGGGCCAAAGGGAGAGGCAGGTGTCATTGGAGAGAGAG GAGAACGCGGTCTCCCTGGAGCCCCTGGAAAGGCAGGACCAGTGGGGCCCAAAG gaGACCGAGGAGAGAAGGGGATGCGTGGAGAGAAAG GAGACGCTGGGCAGTCTCAGTCGTGTGCGACAG GCCCACGCAACTGCAAGGACCTGCTAGACCGGGGGTATTTCCTGAGCGGCTGGCACACCATCTACCTGCCCGACTGCCGGCCCCTGACTGTGCTCTGTGACATGGACACGGACGGAGGGGGCTGGACC GTTTTCCAGCGGAGGATGGATGGCTCTGTGGACTTCTATCGGGACTGGGCCGCATACAAGCAGGGCTTCGGCAGTCAGCTGGGGGAGTTCTGGCTGGGGAATGACAACATCCACGCCCTGACTGCCCAGG GAAGCAGCGAGCTCCGTGTAGACCTGGTGGACTTTGAGGGCAACCACCAGTTTGCTAAGTACAAATCATTCAAGGTGGCTGACGAGGCAGAGAAGTACAAGCTGGTACTGGGAGCCTTTGTCGGGGGCAGTGCGG GTAATTCTCTAACGGGCCACAACAACAACTTCTTCTCCACCAAAGACCAAGACAATGATGTGAGTTCTTCGAATTGTGCTGAGAAGTTCCAAGGAGCCTGGTGGTACGCCGACTGTCATGCTTCAAACCTCAATGGTCTCTACCTCATGGGACCCCATGAGAGCTATGCCAATGGTATCAACTGGAGTGCGGCGAAGGGGTACAAATATAGCTACAAGGTGTCAGAGATGAAGGTGCGGCCCGCCTAG